The Bacilli bacterium DNA window ACACTTCCCCCCGGGATGTGCAGCAAGCCGTTTTCCGGGAACAAATCAGGTTGGCGCGAAAACTTGGGCTGCCGATTGTTATCCACAACCGCGACGCCCATGAAGACGTCGTGCGCATTTTGCGCGAGGAAAAAGCGGAAGATGTCGGCGGAATCATGCATTGTTTTTCCGGCAGTTGGGAAATCGCCCAAATGTGTCTGGATATGAACTTTTATATTTCATTCGGGGGTCCCGTTACGTTCAAAAACGCGAAAGAGCCGAAAGCCGTTTTGGAGCGGGTGCCTTTGGACCGGTTGTTGATCGAAACGGATTGCCCGTATTTAACGCCGCATCCGTACCGCGGAAAGCGCAACGAGTCCGCATATGTCCGGTTCGTGGCGGAAGCCGCGGCGGAATTGAAAGGGCTAAAATTAGCGGAAATAGAAGAAATAACATCCAATAATGCCAATAAAATCCTTGGAATATCGTTACATGGATGATCTGTTTGGTGAATACGCAAGCATGTGTGAGAGAGACATGATTTTGCCGTGCCAAATCGGCTTTGGGTGTCCAAATTTACGGAATTCGGATGGCATTCGCGGGTTTAAGTCCCTTTACAGCCATGCGCAAAAGAGCGTAAGATACTTTCAGACAACTTAACAGACAGATTGTTCCAGATTCGCTGAGTTCCCGATCCCGGGGAACGGGGGAACCGCTGTTTTCACTGGCCGCAAGGTGTGAAGACAGTTCATTGGGGTGAATTTTGCAATCGGGCATTCACATATGGTGAATGCATCCCGCAGATAGGGCGGTCTTCGCGCCCGAACCCGT harbors:
- a CDS encoding TatD family hydrolase, whose amino-acid sequence is RETIPTTLQLAEQYDFIYAAVGWHPQDARDMRAEDLDWIEACCRREKVLAIGEIGLDYYWDTSPRDVQQAVFREQIRLARKLGLPIVIHNRDAHEDVVRILREEKAEDVGGIMHCFSGSWEIAQMCLDMNFYISFGGPVTFKNAKEPKAVLERVPLDRLLIETDCPYLTPHPYRGKRNESAYVRFVAEAAAELKGLKLAEIEEITSNNANKILGISLHG